From Salvia splendens isolate huo1 chromosome 3, SspV2, whole genome shotgun sequence, a single genomic window includes:
- the LOC121796650 gene encoding protein AGENET DOMAIN (AGD)-CONTAINING P1-like, translating to MGSYFEATVVADLAKDGYMVHYRTLLKEDLSGPLREVASAAEVRPRPPQDLAAWADPHPLLMYISASAPSERYRMNDVVDGFDKEGWWWGRITGRRGDSYSVFFETTGDEIFYHKNLLRTHQEWTNGRWSLAMLIPIGLLINLGFILL from the exons ATGGGCTCCTACTTCGAGGCGACGGTGGTGGCCGATCTGGCGAAGGACGGTTACATGGTGCATTACCGCACTCTGCTGAAGGAGGATTTATCAGGGCCGCTGCGGGAGGTGGCGAGCGCGGCGGAGGTCCGGCCGAGGCCGCCGCAGGATTTGGCGGCATGGGCGGACCCACAT ccCCTACTCATGtatatttctgcgtccgccccgtCGGAGAGGTACCGGATGAACGACGTGGTGGACGGGTTTGACAAGGAGGGGTGGTGGTGGGGCAGGATCACCGGCAGAAGGGGAGACAGCTATTCGGTGTTCTTCGAGACCACCGGAGATGAGATTTTTTATCATAAGAATCTGCTCAGGACTCATCAGGAATGGACCAATGGGAGATGGAGTTTAGCGATGTTGATTCCGATTGGTTTATTAATTAATCTTGGATTTATCTTACTCTGA
- the LOC121794003 gene encoding protein DETOXIFICATION 34-like, which produces MLHEAPSLFLPHGEEGDSPPMETFDDARHMFCVETVKLWSIAAPIAFNILCNYGINSFTSIFVGHIGDLELSGVAISLSVIANLSFGFLLGMASALETLCGQAYGAGEIDMLGVYMQRSCLILTGGCVCLLPIYIYSKQLLKLLGQRHDIAEIAGTFSMYIIPQMFSLAVNFTTQKFLQAQSKVAVLAWVGIFALMTHVGLLFLFVRVLKWGLVGAAAAYDISAWGIALAQVVYVVGWCGDTWHGLSWMAFRGLWDFLKLSVSSALMLCLEIWYFMSIIVLTGHLEDPVLAVGSLSICMNLNGWEGMLFIGVNAAISIRVSNELGSGHPRAAKFSVYVTILESMVIGLCCMVIIIGTKDDFASLFTNSKPMQKAVGDLAYLLAVTMMLNSIQPVISGVAIGGGWQGLVAFINLTCYYIIGLPAGFLLGYKTYLGVQGIWMGMIFGTCLQTLILLMIVWRTNWDEEVAQASERMRRWSGNA; this is translated from the exons ATGCTCCACGAGGCGCCCTCCTTGTTCCTCCCACATGGCGAGGAGGGCGACTCTCCACCCATGGAAACGTTCGACGATGCCAGACATATGTTCTGCGTAGAAACGGTCAAGTTGTGGTCCATTGCAGCCCCCATCGCCTTCAACATCCTCTGTAACTATGGCATCAATTCGTTCACAAGCATCTTCGTCGGCCATATTGGAGATCTTGAGCTCTCCGGGGTTGCCATCTCCCTCTCTGTCATTGCAAACTTATCCTTTGGATTCTTG CTTGGCATGGCTAGTGCATTGGAGACGTTGTGTGGGCAGGCATATGGAGCCGGAGAAATAGATATGCTCGGAGTTTACATGCAACGGTCATGCCTAATTCTCACCGGAGGCTGTGTTTGTTTGTTGCCGATTTACATCTATTCGAAACAGCTGCTGAAGCTGTTAGGGCAAAGGCATGATATTGCTGAAATAGCAGGAACCTTTTCCATGTATATAATACCTCAGATGTTTTCTCTGGCTGTGAACTTCACCACTCAGAAATTCTTACAAGCTCAAAGCAAGGTAGCTGTGCTAGCTTGGGTGGGGATCTTCGCCTTGATGACGCACGTTGGTTTGCTATTCTTGTTCGTCAGAGTATTGAAATGGGGGCTAGTTGGTGCTGCCGCGGCCTATGATATATCTGCTTGGGGAATAGCCCTGGCTCAGGTGGTTTACGTCGTGGGGTGGTGTGGCGACACATGGCACGGTCTGTCCTGGATGGCCTTCAGAGGCCTTTGGGATTTTCTGAAACTGTCTGTCTCTTCTGCTCTCATGCTTTGCTTGGAGATTTGGTACTTCATGAGCATAATCGTCCTCACAGGGCATCTGGAGGATCCGGTGCTGGCCGTGGGATCCCTTTCCATTTG CATGAATCTTAATGGATGGGAAGGCATGCTATTCATTGGAGTGAATGCAGCAATAAG CATTCGTGTGTCGAATGAGCTTGGATCGGGACACCCTCGGGCTGCAAAGTTCTCGGTGTATGTGACCATATTGGAATCAATGGTGATAGGGCTGTGCTGCATGGTGATCATAATAGGGACCAAGGATGATTTCGCGTCCCTTTTCACCAACAGCAAGCCGATGCAGAAAGCAGTGGGAGATTTGGCGTATCTCCTTGCTGTGACCATGATGCTCAACAGCATTCAGCCAGTCATATCag GAGTAGCTATTGGAGGAGGATGGCAAGGTTTGGTTGCTTTCATTAATCTCACTTGTTATTACATCATAGGTCTACCTGCTGGATTTCTCCTTGGTTATAAAACATATTTAGGTGTTCAG GGAATATGGATGGGGATGATATTTGGGACATGTCTACAAACCCTAATACTACTGATGATTGTGTGGAGAACAAACTGGGATGAGGAG GTGGCTCAAGCATCAGAGAGAATGCGCAGATGGAGTGGAAATGCATAG
- the LOC121795229 gene encoding guanine nucleotide exchange factor subunit RIC1-like isoform X1, which yields MYMAYGWPQVIPLELPNCPSTQKIVYFKVVNSLLLVVAPTHIELWTSSQHRVRLGKYKRDVDSIQREGENLRAVWSPDTKLIAVLTSSFYLHIFKVQMTEKKIYVGGKQPTDLFLSNISLVLSEQVPFANTNLTMSNFVCDSKHMLIGLSDGSLYNISWKGEFCGAFFLDMLPNDGSGANKLSNHCSNGSTARGVQMGDGPNHMNHAMSQNSGILHLEFSIPLRSLFVLFSDGELIQCSVSKRGLKHAESVIVEKRFASREAVCASVAPDQQILAVGTQKGAVELYDLADSASLIRSVSLHDWGYSVEDTGPVNCIAWTPDNSSFAVGWKLRGLTVWSVSGCRLMSTIRQIGLNSVSSPVVKPTEGFKYEPMMGGTSLMHWDEHGYRLYAIEEGSSERIIAFSFGKCCLNRGVSGTTYVRQVIYGEDRLLIVQSEDTDELKILHLNLPVSYILQNWPILHVAASKDGMYLAVAGLHGLILYDIRLKRWRVFGDVTQEQQIQCRGLLWLGKIVVVCNYLESSDMYELLFYPRYHLDQSSLLCRKPLLTKPMVMDVYQDYLLVTYRPFDVHIYHVKITGELSPSSSPDLQLSTVRELSIMTAKSHPAAIHFIPDQLPHDDLSISDISSTHEPSKCLILRMNGDLSLLDLDDGRERELTHSVELFWVTCGQLGEKTNLIEEVSWLDYGHRGMQVWYPSLGADPFKQEDFLQLDPELEFDREVYPLGLLPNAGVVVGVSQRMSFSASTEFPCFEPSPQAQTILHCLLRHLLQRDKREEALRLAQISAEKPHFSHCLEWLLFTVFDAEISRQYSSKNQGAVANHAPSLLEKSCDLIRNFPEYYDVVVSVARKTDGRHWADLFSAAGRSTELFDECVQQRWYRTAACYILVIAKLEGPAVSQCCALNLLQATLNESLYELAGELVRFLLRSGREYEHSSTDSERDSPRLLGYFLFPSSFRKQSNDAKSPSSKEPSVHIASVKNILESHASYLMSGKELSELVAFVKGTQFDLVEYLQRERYGSARLEDFASGLEMIGQKLHMGTLQSRLDAEFLLANMCSVKFKEWIVVLATLLRRSEVLYDLFRHNLQLWKAYSQTIQAHEAFAEYHDLLEELDGRLSSTANTEVVI from the exons ATGTATATGGCATATGGATGGCCGCAGGTCATCCCTCTCGAATTGCCCAACTGTCCTTCTACGCAGAAGATCGTGTATTTTAAAGTCGTAAATAGTTTGCTCCTTGTTGTGGCGCCCACTCACATCGAGCTCTGGACGTCTTCTCAG CACAGAGTGAGGCTGGGGAAGTACAAGAGAGATGTGGATTCAATTCAAAGAGAGGGGGAGAATTTGCGGGCAGTTTGGAGCCCCGATACTAAGCTCATAGCTGTTCTT ACATCATCCTTTTATCTTCACATTTTTAAGGTTCAAatgacagaaaaaaaaatatatgtgggCGGGAAGCAACCTACTGATTTATTTCTCTCAAACATATCCTTAGTTCTCAGTGAGCAAGTCCCATTTGCAAACACGAATTTGACAAT GAGCAACTTCGTTTGTGACAGCAAACACATGCTGATTGGGCTATCTGATGGATCACTGTATAACATATCTTGGAAGGGTGAG TTCTGTGGTGCCTTTTTCCTTGATATGTTACCAAATGATGGCAGTGGTGCAAATAAATTATCCAATCACTGTAGTAATGGTTCAACTGCCAGAGGAGTTCAAATGGGTGATGGCCCCAACCACATGAACCATGCCATGTCTCAGAATTCTGGAATTCTCCACCTTGAATTTTCCATTCCTTTGCGGTCACTTTTTGTGCTGTTTTCTGACGGGGAGCTGATTCAGTGCTCTGTGAGCAAGAGGGGTCTAAAACATGCAGAATCTGTCATAGTTGAAAAGCGATTTGCTTCAAGGGAAGCTGTATGTGCATCAGTGGCACCGGATCAACAGATTCTTGCTGTTGGGACTCAAAAAGGTGCTGTTGAGTTGTATGACCTTGCAGATTCTGCATCACTTATTCGCTCTGTGTCATTGCATGATTGGGG ATATTCTGTGGAAGATACTGGCCCCGTCAATTGTATTGCTTGGACACCTGATAACTCTTCTTTCGCAGTCGGATGGAAGTTAAGGGGACTTACTGTTTGGTCAGTCTCAGGCTGTCGTTTGATGTCTACAATCCGCCAGATAGGTTTGAATTCTGTATCTTCTCCTGTGGTGAAGCCAACAGAGGGTTTCAAGTATGAGCCCATGATGGGGGGCACATCGCTGATGCACTGGGACGAACATGGATATAGACTTTATGCTATCGAAGAAGGATCTTCAGAGagaattattgcattttctttTGGAAAATGCTGCCTAAATAGAGGTGTTTCTGGCACAACCTATGTGCGCCAAGTTATTTATGGTGAAGACCGCTTGCTTATTGTACAGTCTGAAGATACTGATGAACTTAAGATCTTGCACCTCAATCTTCCA GTATCTTATATTTTGCAAAACTGGCCTATTCTTCATGTTGCTGCTAGTAAGGATGGAATGTATCTGGCTGTTGCTGGGCTTCATGGTTTAATCTTATACGACATACGACTAAAGAGGTGGAGAGTGTTTGGAGATGTTACTCAGGAACAACAAATTCAATGCAGGGGATTGTTATGGCTGGGAAAAATTGTTGTCGTCTGCAATTATCTGGAATCTTCCGACAT GTATGAATTGCTTTTCTACCCAAGATATCACCTCGATCAAAGTTCACTACTTTGCCGGAAGCCATTGCTTACGAAACCAATGGTCATGGATGTTTATCAAGATTATTTGCTTGTCACTTATCGCCCGTTTGATGTTCATATATACCATGTGAAAATAACTGGTGAATTATCACCTTCTAGCTCTCCAGATTTACAG CTTTCTACAGTACGAGAACTTTCAATAATGACTGCGAAGAGCCATCCTGCTGCAATTCATTTTATTCCTGATCAGCTTCCACATGACGACTTGTCAATAAGTGATATATCATCAACCCATGAGCCTTCTAA GTGTTTAATACTGCGGATGAATGGGGACCTTTCACTACTTGATTTGGATGATGGCCGAGAAAGAGAACTCACTCATTCTGTAGAGTTATTTTGGGTTACCTGTGGGCAGTTGGGGGAGAAAACTAACTTAATTGAGGAAGTTTCCTGGTTAGACTATGGCCATCGAGGGATGCAG GTATGGTATCCATCTCTAGGTGCTGATCCATTTAAACAGGAAGACTTTTTACAG TTGGACCCGGAGCTGGAATTTGATCGTGAGGTATATCCTCTAGGTCTACTTCCAAATGCTGGTGTTGTAGTTGGTGTTTCCCAGAGAATGTCGTTTTCAGCATCTACAGAGTTCCCATGTTTCGAGCCGTCTCCTCAAGCTCAAACCATATTACACTGTCTACTTCGCCATCTTCTTCAG AGGGACAAGAGGGAAGAAGCTCTACGCCTTGCCCAAATATCAGCAGAGAAGCCACATTTTTCTCATTGCCTGGAATGGCTTCTATTTACAGTTTTTGATGCCGAAATTTCCAG GCAATATTCAAGCAAAAATCAGGGTGCTGTAGCTAATCACGCTCCCTCTCTTCTGGAAAAGAGCTGTGATTTGATAAGAAACTTCCCTGAATATTATGATGTTGTTGTCAGTGTAGCACGCAAGACTGATGGTCGACATTGGGCTGATCTATTTTCTGCTGCAGGCAGATCAACTGA GTTGTTTGACGAATGTGTTCAGCAAAGATGGTACCGCACTGCAGCATGCTATATACTT GTCATTGCTAAGCTTGAAGGTCCTGCAGTGAGTCAATGTTGTGCCTTGAATTTACTACAG GCTACACTTAACGAGTCTTTGTATGAACTGGCTGGAGAGCTG GTGAGGTTTCTACTTAGATCAGGAAGAGAATATGAACATTCCAGTACGGATTCTGAGAGAGATTCTCCAAGACTCTTAGGATATTTTCTGTTCCCTTCCAGTTTCCGAAAGCAATCAAATGATGCAAAAAG CCCCTCGTCAAAAGAGCCAAGTGTACATATTGCTTCTGTAAAAAATATTCTGGAAAGCCATGCCAGCTATTTGATGTCTGGGAAGGAGCTTTCAGAGCTGGTTGCATTTGTCAAAGGCACACAGTTTGATCTAGTG GAGTATCTTCAACGAGAAAGATATGGAAGTGCTCGTCTGGAGGACTTTGCTTCAGGGCTTGAAATGATTGGGCAGAAG CTGCATATGGGAACGTTGCAAAGTCGCTTGGATGCAGAATTCCTCTTGGCAAATATGTGCTCAGTCAAATTTAAGGAATGGATTGTGGTCTTGGCCACATTATTGAGGCGCTCAGAG GTTCTCTACGATTTGTTTAGGCATAATTTGCAGTTGTGGAAAGCATACAGCCAGACAATACAG GCACATGAAGCTTTTGCTGAATACCATGACTTGTTGGAAGAGCTGGACGGAAGGCTTTCGTCAACTGCTAACACTGAAGTGGTCATCTAA
- the LOC121795229 gene encoding guanine nucleotide exchange factor subunit RIC1-like isoform X2 produces MDHCITYLGRVSGANKLSNHCSNGSTARGVQMGDGPNHMNHAMSQNSGILHLEFSIPLRSLFVLFSDGELIQCSVSKRGLKHAESVIVEKRFASREAVCASVAPDQQILAVGTQKGAVELYDLADSASLIRSVSLHDWGYSVEDTGPVNCIAWTPDNSSFAVGWKLRGLTVWSVSGCRLMSTIRQIGLNSVSSPVVKPTEGFKYEPMMGGTSLMHWDEHGYRLYAIEEGSSERIIAFSFGKCCLNRGVSGTTYVRQVIYGEDRLLIVQSEDTDELKILHLNLPVSYILQNWPILHVAASKDGMYLAVAGLHGLILYDIRLKRWRVFGDVTQEQQIQCRGLLWLGKIVVVCNYLESSDMYELLFYPRYHLDQSSLLCRKPLLTKPMVMDVYQDYLLVTYRPFDVHIYHVKITGELSPSSSPDLQLSTVRELSIMTAKSHPAAIHFIPDQLPHDDLSISDISSTHEPSKCLILRMNGDLSLLDLDDGRERELTHSVELFWVTCGQLGEKTNLIEEVSWLDYGHRGMQVWYPSLGADPFKQEDFLQLDPELEFDREVYPLGLLPNAGVVVGVSQRMSFSASTEFPCFEPSPQAQTILHCLLRHLLQRDKREEALRLAQISAEKPHFSHCLEWLLFTVFDAEISRQYSSKNQGAVANHAPSLLEKSCDLIRNFPEYYDVVVSVARKTDGRHWADLFSAAGRSTELFDECVQQRWYRTAACYILVIAKLEGPAVSQCCALNLLQATLNESLYELAGELVRFLLRSGREYEHSSTDSERDSPRLLGYFLFPSSFRKQSNDAKSPSSKEPSVHIASVKNILESHASYLMSGKELSELVAFVKGTQFDLVEYLQRERYGSARLEDFASGLEMIGQKLHMGTLQSRLDAEFLLANMCSVKFKEWIVVLATLLRRSEVLYDLFRHNLQLWKAYSQTIQAHEAFAEYHDLLEELDGRLSSTANTEVVI; encoded by the exons ATGGATCACTGTATAACATATCTTGGAAGGGTGAG TGGTGCAAATAAATTATCCAATCACTGTAGTAATGGTTCAACTGCCAGAGGAGTTCAAATGGGTGATGGCCCCAACCACATGAACCATGCCATGTCTCAGAATTCTGGAATTCTCCACCTTGAATTTTCCATTCCTTTGCGGTCACTTTTTGTGCTGTTTTCTGACGGGGAGCTGATTCAGTGCTCTGTGAGCAAGAGGGGTCTAAAACATGCAGAATCTGTCATAGTTGAAAAGCGATTTGCTTCAAGGGAAGCTGTATGTGCATCAGTGGCACCGGATCAACAGATTCTTGCTGTTGGGACTCAAAAAGGTGCTGTTGAGTTGTATGACCTTGCAGATTCTGCATCACTTATTCGCTCTGTGTCATTGCATGATTGGGG ATATTCTGTGGAAGATACTGGCCCCGTCAATTGTATTGCTTGGACACCTGATAACTCTTCTTTCGCAGTCGGATGGAAGTTAAGGGGACTTACTGTTTGGTCAGTCTCAGGCTGTCGTTTGATGTCTACAATCCGCCAGATAGGTTTGAATTCTGTATCTTCTCCTGTGGTGAAGCCAACAGAGGGTTTCAAGTATGAGCCCATGATGGGGGGCACATCGCTGATGCACTGGGACGAACATGGATATAGACTTTATGCTATCGAAGAAGGATCTTCAGAGagaattattgcattttctttTGGAAAATGCTGCCTAAATAGAGGTGTTTCTGGCACAACCTATGTGCGCCAAGTTATTTATGGTGAAGACCGCTTGCTTATTGTACAGTCTGAAGATACTGATGAACTTAAGATCTTGCACCTCAATCTTCCA GTATCTTATATTTTGCAAAACTGGCCTATTCTTCATGTTGCTGCTAGTAAGGATGGAATGTATCTGGCTGTTGCTGGGCTTCATGGTTTAATCTTATACGACATACGACTAAAGAGGTGGAGAGTGTTTGGAGATGTTACTCAGGAACAACAAATTCAATGCAGGGGATTGTTATGGCTGGGAAAAATTGTTGTCGTCTGCAATTATCTGGAATCTTCCGACAT GTATGAATTGCTTTTCTACCCAAGATATCACCTCGATCAAAGTTCACTACTTTGCCGGAAGCCATTGCTTACGAAACCAATGGTCATGGATGTTTATCAAGATTATTTGCTTGTCACTTATCGCCCGTTTGATGTTCATATATACCATGTGAAAATAACTGGTGAATTATCACCTTCTAGCTCTCCAGATTTACAG CTTTCTACAGTACGAGAACTTTCAATAATGACTGCGAAGAGCCATCCTGCTGCAATTCATTTTATTCCTGATCAGCTTCCACATGACGACTTGTCAATAAGTGATATATCATCAACCCATGAGCCTTCTAA GTGTTTAATACTGCGGATGAATGGGGACCTTTCACTACTTGATTTGGATGATGGCCGAGAAAGAGAACTCACTCATTCTGTAGAGTTATTTTGGGTTACCTGTGGGCAGTTGGGGGAGAAAACTAACTTAATTGAGGAAGTTTCCTGGTTAGACTATGGCCATCGAGGGATGCAG GTATGGTATCCATCTCTAGGTGCTGATCCATTTAAACAGGAAGACTTTTTACAG TTGGACCCGGAGCTGGAATTTGATCGTGAGGTATATCCTCTAGGTCTACTTCCAAATGCTGGTGTTGTAGTTGGTGTTTCCCAGAGAATGTCGTTTTCAGCATCTACAGAGTTCCCATGTTTCGAGCCGTCTCCTCAAGCTCAAACCATATTACACTGTCTACTTCGCCATCTTCTTCAG AGGGACAAGAGGGAAGAAGCTCTACGCCTTGCCCAAATATCAGCAGAGAAGCCACATTTTTCTCATTGCCTGGAATGGCTTCTATTTACAGTTTTTGATGCCGAAATTTCCAG GCAATATTCAAGCAAAAATCAGGGTGCTGTAGCTAATCACGCTCCCTCTCTTCTGGAAAAGAGCTGTGATTTGATAAGAAACTTCCCTGAATATTATGATGTTGTTGTCAGTGTAGCACGCAAGACTGATGGTCGACATTGGGCTGATCTATTTTCTGCTGCAGGCAGATCAACTGA GTTGTTTGACGAATGTGTTCAGCAAAGATGGTACCGCACTGCAGCATGCTATATACTT GTCATTGCTAAGCTTGAAGGTCCTGCAGTGAGTCAATGTTGTGCCTTGAATTTACTACAG GCTACACTTAACGAGTCTTTGTATGAACTGGCTGGAGAGCTG GTGAGGTTTCTACTTAGATCAGGAAGAGAATATGAACATTCCAGTACGGATTCTGAGAGAGATTCTCCAAGACTCTTAGGATATTTTCTGTTCCCTTCCAGTTTCCGAAAGCAATCAAATGATGCAAAAAG CCCCTCGTCAAAAGAGCCAAGTGTACATATTGCTTCTGTAAAAAATATTCTGGAAAGCCATGCCAGCTATTTGATGTCTGGGAAGGAGCTTTCAGAGCTGGTTGCATTTGTCAAAGGCACACAGTTTGATCTAGTG GAGTATCTTCAACGAGAAAGATATGGAAGTGCTCGTCTGGAGGACTTTGCTTCAGGGCTTGAAATGATTGGGCAGAAG CTGCATATGGGAACGTTGCAAAGTCGCTTGGATGCAGAATTCCTCTTGGCAAATATGTGCTCAGTCAAATTTAAGGAATGGATTGTGGTCTTGGCCACATTATTGAGGCGCTCAGAG GTTCTCTACGATTTGTTTAGGCATAATTTGCAGTTGTGGAAAGCATACAGCCAGACAATACAG GCACATGAAGCTTTTGCTGAATACCATGACTTGTTGGAAGAGCTGGACGGAAGGCTTTCGTCAACTGCTAACACTGAAGTGGTCATCTAA